A genomic segment from Streptomyces sp. NBC_00459 encodes:
- a CDS encoding Lrp/AsnC family transcriptional regulator, with protein sequence MAPEQMAERSEGGGPLPPPRPLDAIDQAILEMLQADGRASIRSVAERVHVSRANAYARINRLIEDGVIRGFGARVDHERAGQGTSAYITLKIVQNSWRTVREQLRQLPGADHIALVGGDFDVLLLVHTPDNKALRELVLMRLQAIPEVLSTRTLLVFEEEDLGPEA encoded by the coding sequence ATGGCACCTGAACAAATGGCCGAACGGTCGGAAGGTGGCGGCCCCCTGCCGCCCCCTCGTCCGCTGGACGCCATTGATCAGGCCATCCTGGAGATGCTCCAGGCGGACGGCCGCGCCTCGATCCGTTCCGTGGCCGAACGCGTGCACGTTTCCCGGGCCAACGCCTACGCGCGCATCAACCGCCTCATCGAGGACGGCGTGATCCGCGGCTTCGGCGCCCGCGTGGACCACGAACGCGCCGGACAGGGCACGTCTGCGTACATCACCCTGAAGATCGTCCAGAACTCCTGGCGCACGGTCCGCGAGCAGCTGAGACAGCTCCCCGGCGCCGACCACATCGCCCTGGTGGGCGGCGACTTCGACGTGCTCCTGCTGGTCCACACCCCCGACAACAAGGCGCTGCGCGAGCTGGTCCTGATGCGCCTCCAAGCGATCCCGGAGGTGCTCAGCACGCGCACACTGCTGGTGTTCGAGGAGGAGGACCTGGGACCGGAGGCCTGA
- a CDS encoding TetR/AcrR family transcriptional regulator → MTTAKRDTYTPTTLLQVAVQVFNERGYDGTSMEHLSRAAGISKSSIYHHVTGKEELLRLAVSRALDGLFGILDEEHARVGPAAGRLEYVVRRMVEVLIAELPYVTLLLRMRGNTDTERRALERRRDFDHRVAELLKAAAAEGDIRGDVEVRLATRLVFGMINSVVEWYRPDGRGMGEREVSDAVVRLVFGGLRNPG, encoded by the coding sequence ATGACCACCGCCAAGCGCGACACGTACACCCCGACGACGCTGCTCCAGGTCGCCGTCCAGGTGTTCAACGAGCGCGGCTACGACGGCACCTCCATGGAGCACCTCTCCAGGGCGGCCGGCATCTCCAAGTCGTCGATCTACCACCACGTCACCGGCAAGGAGGAGCTGCTGCGCCTTGCCGTCAGCCGGGCGCTGGACGGGCTCTTCGGGATCCTCGACGAGGAGCACGCGCGCGTGGGGCCCGCCGCCGGGCGCCTGGAGTACGTCGTACGGCGCATGGTCGAGGTGCTCATCGCCGAACTGCCGTACGTGACGCTGCTGCTGCGGATGCGCGGCAACACCGACACCGAGCGCCGGGCCCTGGAGCGGCGCCGGGACTTCGACCACCGGGTGGCCGAGCTGCTCAAGGCAGCCGCCGCCGAGGGGGACATCCGCGGTGACGTGGAGGTGCGGCTCGCGACGCGGCTCGTCTTCGGGATGATCAACTCCGTCGTGGAGTGGTACCGGCCCGACGGGCGTGGCATGGGCGAGCGCGAGGTGTCCGACGCGGTGGTGCGGCTGGTCTTCGGGGGGCTGCGCAACCCGGGGTGA
- a CDS encoding TrmH family RNA methyltransferase, protein MTDAATGPAIDAVTDWHRLAGACVLLDGFHALKHAVRFGARIPVAVTTDRRATLELADELAPDVRDTLDALLAEVPEPAYTSLVPRPHPTGVAALAVRPSRAANLEALARTPRTAPVVVLDNPRNLGNAGAVIRLAAGFGATGVVMTGTLDPWHPTVVRGGAGLHFATAVERLAVAELPSGPVFALDPEGDDIRGLKLPDDAVLAFGSERSGLSPELRARADHLVSLPMRPQVSSYNLATSVAMTLYHWSFTGGRAF, encoded by the coding sequence ATGACGGACGCAGCGACAGGGCCGGCGATCGACGCGGTGACCGACTGGCACCGCCTCGCAGGCGCCTGCGTCCTGCTCGACGGCTTCCACGCCCTCAAGCACGCCGTCCGCTTCGGCGCGCGGATCCCGGTCGCCGTGACGACCGACCGACGGGCGACCCTGGAACTCGCCGACGAGCTGGCTCCTGACGTACGGGACACCCTGGACGCCCTCCTGGCCGAGGTACCGGAGCCGGCGTACACGTCCCTCGTGCCGCGTCCGCACCCCACCGGAGTGGCCGCCCTGGCCGTACGGCCCTCCCGCGCGGCCAACCTGGAGGCGCTCGCGCGTACACCCCGGACCGCGCCCGTCGTCGTCCTCGACAACCCGCGCAACCTCGGCAACGCCGGGGCGGTGATCCGGCTCGCGGCCGGTTTCGGGGCGACCGGCGTCGTCATGACCGGGACGCTCGACCCCTGGCACCCCACCGTCGTACGCGGTGGGGCGGGGCTGCATTTCGCGACCGCCGTGGAGCGCCTCGCGGTGGCCGAGCTGCCTTCGGGGCCGGTGTTCGCGCTCGATCCGGAGGGCGACGACATCCGGGGGCTGAAGCTCCCGGACGACGCCGTACTCGCCTTCGGCTCCGAGCGCAGCGGGCTGTCGCCCGAACTACGCGCGCGTGCCGACCATCTGGTGTCCCTCCCGATGCGTCCCCAGGTCTCCAGCTACAACCTCGCGACCAGCGTGGCCATGACGCTGTACCACTGGAGCTTCACCGGGGGACGGGCCTTCTAG
- a CDS encoding 3-hydroxyacyl-CoA dehydrogenase translates to MTALDLSSPVAVVGTGTMGQGIAQVALVAGHDVRLFDAAPGRAQDAADAIGERLDRLVEKDRLTAADRDAARGRLHAAGSLAELADCSLVVEAVLEQLDVKQKLLRDLEDVVDDDCLLATNTSSLSVTAIGGVLRNPGRFVGLHFFNPAPLLPLVEVVSGFATDVTSATRAYEMARAWGKTPVACADTPGFIVNRLARPFYAEAFAAYEAQSADPATIDAVLRECGGFRMGAFELTDLIGQDVNEAVTHSVWQAFFQDVRFTPSLAQRRLVESGRLGRKTGQGWYEYGDDAERAEPHTAEKAQAPAYVVAEGDLGPAADLLALIREAGVPVREDEEDHGTRLVLPSGGQLVLADGQTSVEFRDVVYFDLALDYRRATRIALSASQDTQPQTLSEAIGLFQALGKDVSVLGDTPGMIVARTVARIVDLAHDAVAKGVATEEDVDTAMRLGVNYPLGPFEWSRRLGRSWAHEILDELHQRDPSGRYAPSLALYRHAYATDKREGTP, encoded by the coding sequence ATGACAGCACTGGACCTCAGCAGCCCCGTGGCCGTCGTCGGTACCGGCACCATGGGCCAGGGCATCGCCCAGGTCGCGCTGGTCGCCGGTCATGACGTACGGCTGTTCGATGCCGCGCCAGGGCGGGCCCAGGACGCCGCCGACGCGATCGGCGAGCGTCTCGACCGGCTCGTCGAGAAGGACCGGCTGACGGCGGCCGACCGGGACGCCGCGCGAGGTCGGCTGCACGCCGCCGGTAGCCTCGCCGAACTCGCCGACTGCTCCCTCGTCGTCGAGGCGGTCCTCGAACAGCTCGACGTGAAGCAGAAGCTGCTGCGCGACCTGGAGGACGTGGTCGACGACGACTGTCTGCTCGCCACCAACACCTCCTCCCTGTCCGTCACCGCCATCGGGGGAGTCCTGCGCAATCCCGGGCGGTTCGTGGGGCTGCACTTCTTCAACCCGGCGCCGCTGCTGCCCCTTGTGGAGGTCGTCTCCGGGTTCGCCACCGACGTCACGTCGGCCACGCGCGCGTACGAGATGGCCCGCGCCTGGGGGAAGACCCCGGTGGCTTGCGCCGACACCCCCGGTTTCATCGTCAACCGCCTCGCCAGGCCCTTCTACGCGGAGGCCTTCGCGGCGTACGAGGCCCAGTCCGCCGACCCCGCCACCATCGACGCGGTGCTGCGCGAGTGCGGCGGGTTCAGGATGGGCGCGTTCGAACTGACCGACCTGATCGGGCAGGACGTCAACGAGGCAGTCACCCACTCCGTGTGGCAGGCCTTCTTCCAGGACGTGCGGTTCACACCCTCGCTCGCCCAGCGGCGGCTCGTCGAGTCGGGCCGCCTCGGCCGCAAGACCGGGCAGGGCTGGTACGAGTACGGGGACGACGCCGAGCGCGCCGAACCGCACACCGCGGAGAAGGCCCAGGCGCCCGCGTACGTCGTCGCCGAGGGAGACCTGGGCCCCGCGGCCGACCTTCTCGCGCTGATCCGTGAGGCGGGCGTTCCCGTCCGTGAGGACGAGGAGGACCACGGCACCCGGCTGGTGCTGCCCAGCGGCGGTCAGCTGGTCCTCGCCGACGGACAGACCAGCGTCGAGTTCCGTGACGTCGTCTACTTCGACCTCGCCCTCGACTACCGGCGGGCCACCCGCATCGCCCTGTCCGCCTCCCAGGACACCCAGCCCCAGACCCTCTCCGAGGCCATCGGCCTCTTCCAGGCGCTCGGCAAGGACGTCAGCGTCCTCGGGGACACCCCCGGCATGATCGTCGCCCGTACGGTGGCCCGGATCGTCGACCTCGCGCACGACGCCGTCGCCAAGGGCGTCGCCACCGAGGAGGACGTCGACACGGCGATGCGCCTCGGCGTCAACTACCCGCTCGGGCCCTTCGAATGGAGCCGCAGGCTCGGCCGGAGCTGGGCGCACGAGATCCTCGACGAACTGCACCAGCGCGACCCGAGCGGACGGTACGCGCCGTCCCTCGCGCTCTACCGCCACGCGTACGCCACCGACAAGCGGGAGGGCACCCCATGA
- the pdhA gene encoding pyruvate dehydrogenase (acetyl-transferring) E1 component subunit alpha, which yields MTVMEQRGAYRPTPPPAWQPRTDPAPLLPDAAPYRVLGTEAAAQADPGLLRRLYAQLVRGRRYNAQATALTKQGRLAVYPSSVGQEACEVAAALVLEDRDWLFPSYRDTLAVVARGVDPVQALTLLRGDWHTGYNPREHRVAPLCTPLATQLPHAVGLAHAARLKGDDVVALAMVGDGGTSEGDFHEALNFAAVWQAPVVFLVQNNGFAISVPLAKQTAAPSLAHKAVGYGMPGRLVDGNDAVAMYDVLSEAVRHARAGGGPTLVEAVTYRVEAHTNADDDKRYRADSEVTAWREHDPIDLLEKELTARGLLDEDGIRAARDDAETLAADLRARMNQDPALDPMDLFAQVYAEPTPQLREQRAQLRAELAAEAEGTH from the coding sequence ATGACGGTCATGGAGCAGCGGGGCGCATACCGGCCCACACCGCCGCCCGCCTGGCAGCCCCGTACCGACCCTGCGCCGCTGCTGCCCGACGCGGCTCCGTACCGCGTCCTCGGCACCGAGGCGGCGGCGCAGGCGGATCCCGGGCTGCTGCGCCGGCTGTACGCGCAGTTGGTGCGCGGGCGCAGGTACAACGCGCAGGCCACCGCGCTCACCAAGCAGGGCCGGCTCGCCGTGTACCCCTCCAGCGTCGGCCAGGAGGCCTGTGAGGTGGCCGCCGCGCTGGTCCTGGAGGACCGCGACTGGCTCTTCCCCAGCTACCGGGACACGCTCGCCGTGGTCGCCCGGGGAGTGGACCCCGTACAGGCGCTGACGCTGCTGCGCGGCGACTGGCACACCGGGTACAACCCGCGTGAGCACCGGGTGGCGCCCCTGTGCACCCCGCTCGCGACACAGCTGCCGCACGCCGTGGGGCTCGCGCACGCCGCCCGTCTCAAGGGCGACGACGTGGTCGCGCTGGCCATGGTCGGCGACGGCGGCACCAGCGAGGGCGACTTCCACGAGGCGCTGAACTTCGCCGCCGTGTGGCAGGCGCCGGTCGTCTTCCTGGTCCAGAACAACGGCTTCGCGATCTCCGTGCCGCTCGCCAAGCAGACCGCCGCCCCGTCGCTGGCCCACAAGGCCGTCGGCTACGGGATGCCGGGCCGCCTGGTCGACGGCAACGACGCGGTCGCCATGTACGACGTGCTGAGCGAGGCCGTACGCCACGCGCGCGCGGGAGGCGGTCCCACGCTCGTCGAGGCGGTGACCTACCGCGTGGAGGCGCACACCAACGCCGACGACGACAAGCGCTACCGGGCGGACTCCGAGGTCACCGCCTGGCGCGAGCACGACCCGATCGACCTCCTGGAAAAGGAGCTCACCGCGCGCGGGCTGCTCGATGAGGACGGCATCAGGGCCGCGCGCGACGACGCCGAGACGCTCGCCGCCGACCTGCGTGCCCGCATGAACCAGGACCCTGCGCTCGACCCCATGGACCTGTTCGCCCAGGTGTACGCCGAGCCCACCCCCCAACTGCGCGAGCAGCGGGCCCAGTTGCGGGCCGAGCTGGCAGCCGAGGCGGAGGGGACGCACTGA
- a CDS encoding NTP transferase domain-containing protein gives MTAYEPQPSGTPGADGYDAVVLAGGAARRLGGADKPGVRVGGRPLLDRVLAACADADTTVVVAGPRPTARPVTWAHEDPPGGGPVAALDAGLRHTGAEHVVVLSADLPFLGPATVGRLLDALRTSGAEGALLTDTGGRDQPLVAAYRASALRRELGALTLEHGGLTGLPLRRLTAALELTRVSDPVASFDCDTWDDIAAARARIREHGHVLDEWISAAKDELGIDLDVDTDLLLDLARDAAHGVARPAAPLTTFLVGYAAGRAGGGPEAVAEATRKAVALALRWADEAAAADGTGKGPDSRPDAG, from the coding sequence GTGACCGCCTACGAGCCCCAGCCCTCAGGGACCCCCGGCGCCGACGGCTACGACGCCGTCGTGCTCGCCGGCGGGGCCGCCCGGCGGCTCGGCGGCGCCGACAAGCCCGGCGTACGGGTGGGCGGGCGCCCCCTGCTCGACCGGGTGCTCGCAGCCTGCGCCGACGCCGACACCACCGTGGTCGTGGCCGGCCCCCGGCCCACCGCACGGCCCGTCACCTGGGCACACGAGGACCCGCCGGGCGGCGGACCCGTCGCCGCGCTCGACGCCGGCCTGCGACACACCGGGGCCGAGCACGTCGTCGTACTCTCCGCCGATCTTCCGTTCCTTGGACCGGCGACGGTAGGGCGGCTCCTCGACGCCCTGCGGACGAGCGGCGCCGAGGGCGCGCTGCTCACCGACACCGGCGGCCGGGACCAACCGCTCGTGGCCGCGTACCGGGCGTCCGCGCTGCGCCGGGAGCTGGGCGCGCTCACCCTCGAACACGGCGGCCTCACCGGCCTGCCGCTGCGCCGGCTGACCGCCGCGCTCGAACTCACCCGTGTGTCCGACCCGGTCGCGTCCTTCGACTGCGACACCTGGGACGACATCGCCGCCGCCAGAGCACGCATCAGGGAGCATGGGCACGTGTTGGACGAATGGATTTCCGCAGCCAAGGACGAACTGGGCATCGACCTGGACGTCGACACCGACCTCCTGCTGGACCTCGCCCGCGACGCCGCGCACGGAGTGGCCAGGCCGGCCGCCCCTCTGACGACCTTCCTCGTCGGGTACGCGGCGGGCCGGGCCGGGGGAGGCCCGGAAGCGGTCGCCGAGGCCACCCGCAAGGCAGTCGCCCTGGCGCTGCGCTGGGCCGACGAGGCAGCGGCAGCCGACGGTACGGGCAAGGGCCCCGACAGCCGTCCGGACGCCGGATGA
- a CDS encoding dihydrolipoamide acetyltransferase family protein, translated as MAQVLEFRLPDLGEGLTEALIVRWLVEVGEVVAVDQPVVEVETAKAMVDVPCPYGGVVTARFGEEGTELPVGSPLVTVAVGSPAHPDPAGDAAEGSGNVLVGYGTSEAPARRRRVRRDQAAPAAPVALDDTGVQAPARGDGPVPVISPLVRRLARENGLDLRELAGSGPNGLILRADVEQALRADARRPGPSAPTAAQEPAAHPTAIPAEGVRVPLKGIRGAVADKLSRSRREIPDATCWVDADATELMRTRALMNGAGSPKISLLALLARICAAALARYPELNSTVDLEAREIVRLDRVHLGFAAQTERGLVVPVVRDAHTRNAESLSAEIARLTEAARTGTLTPAELTGGTFTLNNYGVFGVDGSTPILNHPEAAMLGVGRIVPKPWVHDGELAVRQVVQLSFTFDHRVCDGGTAGGFLRYVADCVEQPAVLLRTL; from the coding sequence ATGGCACAGGTACTGGAGTTCAGGCTTCCCGACCTCGGTGAGGGACTCACCGAGGCACTGATCGTGCGCTGGCTGGTCGAGGTCGGCGAGGTCGTCGCCGTCGACCAGCCGGTCGTCGAGGTCGAGACGGCCAAGGCGATGGTCGACGTGCCGTGTCCGTACGGCGGTGTCGTCACCGCCCGCTTCGGCGAGGAGGGCACCGAACTCCCCGTCGGGTCACCCCTGGTGACGGTGGCCGTCGGGTCACCGGCCCACCCCGACCCCGCCGGTGACGCGGCCGAGGGCTCCGGCAACGTGCTCGTGGGATACGGCACGTCCGAGGCACCCGCCCGGCGACGGAGGGTACGACGGGACCAGGCGGCGCCCGCCGCTCCGGTGGCCCTCGACGACACGGGTGTACAGGCCCCCGCCCGGGGCGACGGTCCCGTTCCGGTCATCTCGCCGCTCGTTCGCAGGCTCGCCCGCGAGAACGGCCTGGATCTGCGGGAGTTGGCGGGATCCGGGCCCAACGGACTGATCCTGCGCGCCGACGTCGAGCAGGCTCTGCGCGCCGATGCCAGGCGACCCGGGCCCTCGGCCCCGACCGCGGCTCAGGAGCCTGCCGCGCACCCCACCGCCATCCCGGCTGAGGGCGTGCGCGTCCCCCTCAAGGGGATCCGCGGTGCCGTCGCCGACAAGCTCTCCCGCAGCCGGCGCGAGATCCCGGACGCGACCTGCTGGGTGGACGCCGACGCGACGGAACTGATGCGCACACGCGCGCTCATGAACGGCGCCGGGAGTCCGAAGATCTCCCTCCTCGCCCTGCTCGCCCGTATCTGCGCCGCCGCCCTCGCCCGGTACCCCGAGCTGAACTCCACGGTCGACCTGGAGGCCAGGGAGATCGTCCGGCTCGACCGGGTCCACCTCGGCTTCGCGGCGCAGACCGAACGAGGGCTCGTCGTCCCCGTCGTACGTGACGCGCACACGAGGAACGCCGAGTCACTGAGCGCGGAGATCGCGCGGCTGACCGAGGCGGCCCGCACCGGCACCCTCACCCCCGCCGAACTCACCGGCGGCACCTTCACGTTGAACAACTACGGCGTGTTCGGCGTCGACGGCTCCACACCGATCCTCAACCACCCCGAGGCGGCCATGCTCGGCGTCGGCCGGATCGTCCCCAAGCCATGGGTGCACGACGGCGAACTGGCGGTGCGCCAGGTCGTCCAGCTGTCGTTCACCTTCGACCACCGGGTGTGCGACGGCGGTACGGCGGGCGGTTTCCTGCGCTATGTGGCGGACTGCGTCGAACAGCCGGCGGTGCTGCTGCGCACGCTGTGA
- a CDS encoding alpha-ketoacid dehydrogenase subunit beta has protein sequence MTTVALKPATMAQALTRAMRDAMAADPTVHVMGEDVGTLGGVFRVTDGLAREFGEDRCTDTPLAEAGILGAAVGMAMYGLRPVVEMQFDAFAYPAFEQLISHVSRMRNRTRGAMPLPITVRVPYGGGIGGVEHHSDSSEAYYMATPGLHVVTPATVADAYGLLRAAIASDDPVVFLEPKRLYWSKDSWNPDEPSAVEPIGRAVVRRPGRSATLITYGPSLPVCLEAAQAAEAEGWDLEVVDLRSLVPFDDETVCASVRRTGRALVVHESGGFGGPGGEIAARVTERCFHHLEAPVLRVAGFDIPYPPPMLERHHLPGVDRVLDAVGRLQWEAQR, from the coding sequence ATGACCACCGTCGCCCTCAAGCCCGCCACCATGGCGCAGGCCCTCACGCGCGCGATGCGCGACGCCATGGCCGCCGATCCCACCGTGCACGTCATGGGTGAGGACGTCGGCACCCTCGGCGGGGTCTTCCGGGTCACCGACGGGCTCGCCAGGGAGTTCGGCGAGGACCGCTGCACGGACACCCCGCTGGCCGAGGCGGGCATCCTCGGGGCGGCCGTCGGCATGGCCATGTACGGCCTGCGCCCGGTCGTGGAGATGCAGTTCGACGCGTTCGCCTATCCCGCGTTCGAGCAGCTGATCTCGCACGTCTCCCGGATGCGCAACCGCACGCGCGGGGCCATGCCCCTGCCGATCACCGTCCGCGTGCCCTACGGCGGCGGCATCGGCGGCGTCGAACACCACAGCGACTCCTCCGAGGCGTACTACATGGCGACGCCGGGACTCCATGTCGTCACGCCCGCCACGGTCGCCGACGCGTACGGCCTGCTGCGGGCCGCCATCGCCTCCGACGACCCGGTGGTCTTCCTGGAGCCCAAGCGGCTGTACTGGTCGAAGGACTCCTGGAACCCGGACGAGCCGTCGGCCGTTGAACCGATCGGACGCGCGGTGGTGCGGCGCCCGGGTCGCAGCGCCACGCTCATCACGTACGGGCCCTCGCTGCCCGTCTGTCTGGAGGCGGCACAGGCGGCGGAAGCGGAGGGCTGGGACCTGGAGGTCGTCGACCTGCGTTCCCTGGTCCCGTTCGACGACGAGACGGTGTGTGCCTCGGTACGGCGGACCGGGCGGGCCCTCGTCGTGCACGAGTCGGGCGGTTTCGGCGGCCCCGGCGGGGAGATCGCGGCCCGTGTCACGGAGCGCTGCTTCCACCACCTGGAGGCGCCGGTCCTGCGCGTCGCCGGGTTCGACATCCCGTACCCGCCGCCGATGCTGGAGCGGCACCACCTGCCCGGTGTCGACCGTGTGCTGGACGCCGTGGGACGGCTGCAGTGGGAGGCGCAACGCTGA
- the paaN gene encoding phenylacetic acid degradation protein PaaN: MAAELTAHQLITQHRPTLDQALEAIRTRAYWSPHPEHPKAYGEDGSLDLAAGRAAFDAVLNTRLDLGQPGTDDWVGGEVSPYGVELGVTYPHADVEVLLPAMKAGLRAWRDAGAEARAMVCLEILKRISGRTHEFAHAVMHTSGQAFMMAFQAGGPHAQDRGLEAVAYAYAEQVRTPGTAEWSKPQGKRDPLALTKEFTPVPRGIALLIGCNTFPTWNGYPGLFASLATGNAVLVKPHPRAVLPLALTVGIAREVLTEAGFDPNLVALAAERPGEGIAKTLATRPEIRIIDYTGSTSFGDWLEANARQAQVYTEKAGVNTVIVESTDNYKGMLSNLAFALSLYSGQMCTTPQNLLVPRDGIRTEEGHKSYDEVVTGLAAAVDGLLGDDARANGLLGAIVNPDVKARLEAAAGLGEVALASREIVNPDFPEAVVRTPVVVKLDGARKYWDGADSEAAYMSECFGPVSFAVAVDSAADAVELLRRTIRDKGAMTVGAYTTDPEVEQAVQEACLEECAQLSLNLTGGVYVNQTAAFSDFHGSGGNPAANAALCDGAFVANRFRVVEVRRQA; the protein is encoded by the coding sequence ATGGCCGCCGAACTCACCGCGCACCAGCTGATCACCCAGCACCGGCCCACCCTCGACCAGGCGCTGGAAGCGATCCGCACACGCGCGTACTGGTCCCCGCATCCCGAACACCCCAAGGCGTACGGGGAGGACGGCAGCCTGGACCTGGCCGCGGGCAGGGCCGCCTTCGACGCCGTCCTGAACACCCGCCTCGACCTCGGCCAGCCCGGCACGGACGACTGGGTGGGCGGCGAGGTGTCCCCGTACGGCGTCGAGCTGGGCGTCACCTACCCGCACGCGGACGTCGAGGTGCTGCTGCCCGCCATGAAGGCCGGCCTGCGCGCCTGGCGCGACGCGGGCGCGGAGGCCCGCGCGATGGTCTGTCTGGAGATCCTCAAGCGGATCAGCGGCCGGACGCACGAGTTCGCGCACGCGGTCATGCACACCAGCGGCCAGGCCTTCATGATGGCGTTCCAGGCGGGCGGCCCGCACGCGCAGGACCGCGGCCTGGAGGCGGTGGCCTACGCGTACGCGGAGCAGGTCCGCACCCCCGGCACCGCGGAGTGGAGCAAGCCCCAGGGCAAGCGCGACCCACTGGCCCTCACGAAGGAGTTCACGCCGGTCCCGCGCGGCATCGCCCTCCTCATCGGCTGCAACACCTTCCCCACGTGGAACGGCTACCCGGGCCTGTTCGCGTCCCTGGCCACGGGCAACGCGGTCCTCGTGAAGCCCCACCCGCGCGCGGTGCTGCCGCTCGCGCTGACGGTCGGCATCGCGCGCGAGGTCCTGACGGAGGCCGGCTTCGACCCGAACCTGGTGGCGCTGGCGGCCGAGCGCCCCGGCGAGGGCATCGCGAAGACCCTGGCGACCCGCCCGGAGATCCGGATCATCGACTACACGGGCTCGACGTCGTTCGGCGACTGGCTGGAGGCCAACGCCCGCCAGGCGCAGGTCTACACGGAGAAGGCCGGCGTCAACACGGTGATCGTGGAGTCGACCGACAACTACAAGGGCATGCTGTCGAACCTCGCGTTCGCCCTCTCCCTGTACAGCGGCCAGATGTGCACCACCCCGCAGAACCTCCTCGTCCCCCGCGACGGCATCCGTACGGAGGAGGGCCACAAGTCGTACGACGAGGTCGTCACCGGCCTCGCCGCAGCCGTCGACGGTCTCCTGGGCGACGACGCGCGTGCGAACGGGCTGCTGGGCGCGATCGTCAACCCCGATGTGAAGGCACGGCTGGAGGCGGCTGCCGGGCTCGGCGAGGTCGCCCTGGCCTCACGGGAGATCGTGAACCCCGACTTCCCCGAAGCGGTGGTCCGTACGCCCGTCGTAGTGAAGCTCGACGGCGCGCGGAAGTACTGGGACGGAGCGGACTCCGAGGCCGCCTACATGAGCGAGTGCTTCGGCCCGGTCTCCTTCGCCGTCGCGGTCGACTCGGCGGCGGACGCGGTGGAACTGCTGCGGCGGACCATCCGGGACAAGGGCGCGATGACGGTCGGCGCGTACACGACCGACCCGGAGGTCGAACAGGCCGTCCAGGAGGCCTGCCTGGAGGAGTGCGCCCAGCTGTCGCTGAATCTGACCGGCGGGGTGTACGTCAACCAGACGGCCGCCTTCTCCGACTTCCACGGCTCGGGCGGCAACCCGGCGGCGAACGCGGCACTGTGCGACGGCGCGTTCGTGGCGAACCGCTTCCGGGTGGTGGAAGTGCGCCGCCAGGCCTAG